Proteins encoded by one window of Chondromyces crocatus:
- a CDS encoding alpha/beta hydrolase: MRRAGGRGRLASLLPVIVGVLVGLGCDAGSRQEGASAPREAPSGVASVGSSAAAPSSAGASAAPAASAAPRRVEYLEVVTGGAEASAPLPMLVAIHGRGDRPETFAGALAGFDRPARVIVPRGLSPLGDGFSWFALQSGLATDETAQGILEAADALASTLRHLETTRPTVGKPVVTGFSQGGALSFALALRHPDLVAAAFPIGGWVPPAILAASADAKGVPPIVALHGEDDARVPIGPTREAVAALAARGIKVELKGYPGVGHSISQEMRQDVFELLRKALPSSGSR; encoded by the coding sequence GTGCGTCGGGCTGGAGGGCGAGGGAGGCTGGCTTCCCTGCTTCCAGTGATCGTGGGGGTGCTGGTCGGTCTCGGTTGCGATGCCGGGTCTCGGCAGGAGGGGGCGAGCGCTCCTCGGGAGGCGCCTTCGGGCGTGGCGTCGGTGGGGTCGTCGGCAGCGGCGCCGTCGTCGGCAGGGGCGTCAGCGGCGCCCGCGGCGTCGGCGGCTCCCCGGAGGGTCGAGTACCTGGAGGTGGTGACCGGGGGCGCGGAGGCGAGCGCGCCGTTGCCGATGCTGGTGGCGATTCACGGGCGAGGTGACCGGCCGGAGACGTTCGCGGGAGCGCTCGCGGGCTTCGATCGGCCTGCGCGCGTCATCGTGCCGCGTGGGCTGTCACCACTGGGCGATGGGTTCTCGTGGTTCGCGCTGCAGTCGGGGCTCGCGACGGACGAGACGGCACAAGGGATCCTGGAGGCCGCGGATGCGCTGGCGTCCACGCTGCGGCACCTCGAGACGACGAGGCCGACGGTGGGGAAGCCGGTGGTGACGGGGTTCTCGCAAGGCGGAGCGCTGTCGTTCGCGCTGGCGCTGCGGCATCCGGACCTGGTGGCTGCGGCGTTTCCGATCGGGGGGTGGGTGCCTCCCGCGATCCTCGCCGCGAGCGCCGATGCGAAGGGGGTGCCGCCGATCGTGGCGCTGCACGGGGAGGACGACGCGCGGGTGCCGATCGGGCCGACGCGCGAGGCGGTCGCGGCGCTCGCGGCCCGGGGGATCAAGGTGGAGCTGAAGGGCTATCCAGGGGTGGGCCACTCGATCAGCCAGGAGATGCGGCAGGACGTGTTCGAGCTGCTGCGGAAGGCGCTGCCTTCCAGCGGGTCGCGCTGA
- the arfB gene encoding alternative ribosome rescue aminoacyl-tRNA hydrolase ArfB: MTGPIEISEHVFIPPTAWRMTAVRASGPGGQNVNKVSSKVDLRVDLEAVVGLTESARARLRVAAEGRLDAEGLLQVTSQKTRDQPRNLEDAFDKVRAMVRAAMVEPVRRKKARVPRGAVEARLSNKRHTAERKRGRSVKVGAEG, from the coding sequence ATGACTGGCCCCATCGAGATCTCCGAGCATGTATTCATCCCTCCGACTGCGTGGCGCATGACGGCAGTGCGCGCGTCGGGACCCGGGGGCCAGAACGTCAACAAGGTGTCCTCGAAGGTCGACCTGCGGGTGGATCTGGAGGCCGTCGTGGGGCTCACGGAAAGCGCACGAGCGCGGCTGCGCGTGGCGGCCGAGGGGCGGCTGGATGCCGAGGGGCTTCTGCAGGTGACGAGCCAGAAAACGCGCGATCAGCCTCGCAACCTGGAGGACGCCTTCGACAAGGTGCGGGCGATGGTGCGCGCGGCGATGGTGGAGCCGGTGCGGCGCAAGAAGGCGCGTGTTCCGCGGGGTGCGGTGGAGGCGAGGCTCTCCAACAAGCGGCACACGGCGGAGCGAAAGCGGGGGCGGTCGGTCAAGGTGGGCGCGGAGGGGTGA